The genome window CAAGGTACCGCCTTTTTTGCCGATTTCCTGGAACAGGGAAAGGGGCACGTTGGCCTGGGTTCCCGGCTGGGCCAGGGCTTTATTGAGTAGCTGAGGAGCCAGGACCCCCGCACCTAAGGCCAATGCCGACTGAGAGAGAAACTTTCTGCGATTCATAGTCTCCTCCGCTAATCTATGCTGCGCACGTCTGCCGCGTCGCGCAGCGCGTCGCCAAAGAAGTTGTAGGCCAGTACCGCCACGAAGATCAGGATTCCCGGCGTGAGCAGCCAGGGGTACAGGGACAGGGCTTGGAAGTTCTGCGCATCCTTCAATAACAGGCCCCAGCTCGCCATGGGCTCCTTGATGCCCAAGCCGAGGAACGAAAGTGCCGATTCGCCGATGATATAACCGGGCAGGGCCAGCGTAGCGGTGACGATGAGGTAGGAGGTCAGGTTGGGGGTGATGTGCCTGAGGATGATGCGCAGGTCAGGGGCGCCGATAGCCCGGGCAGCGGTCACGTAGTCCATCTCCCTCACGGCCAGCACCTGCCCCCGCACCACCCGGGCCAGCCCCGCCCAGCCGATGAAGGAGAGCACCGCGATGATCCCCAGATACACATAGGTGCTGGGCCAGGAGGCCGGGATGACGGTGGAGAGGGCCATCAGGATCGGCAGGCGAGGGATCGAGAGCAGGACCTCGGTAGTGCGCTGGATCACGCTATCGATCCAGCCGCCGAAGTAACCCGAGACGCCGCCCATCAGGATGCCGATGGCGAAGGAGATCAGCACCCCGATCACCCCCACGGTGAGCGAGACTTGGGAGCCGACGAGGATCCTTGAGAGCAGGTCCCGCCCGAACTGGTCGGTGCCCAGCGGAAAGAAGTACCCCTCGGAGAGCGGCACGCCGAAGAGGTGCAGGTTGGTTTTGAACCCCAGAAAGCTGTAGGGTTCGCCCTGCCGGATGAAGAAGCGGATGGGCGTGGGGCGGGATTTATCCTCTTGATAGGAGGCGATAAAGGTTACCGGATCGCGTTTTTTCTCTAGCTGGTAGACGAAGGGTCGCACCAGCCGCCCCTCGTGGAAGATATGCACGCGCTGGGGGGGCTGGTACACCGCGTCGGGGTGCTGGGTGGTGAGGTTGTAGGGGGCCAGGAAGCCCGCAAAGAGGGCGAAAAGGTAGAGGATCGCCAGCACCGCCGCGCTTACCACGCCCGGCTTGTTCTTGAGGAAGCGCCGCCAGGCCAGGTACAGCGGGCTGCCAGGGTCGAGGCGGCTACTCATAGCGGATCCTCGGGTCGGCCCAGGCCAGCGCTAAGTCGGCCAGCAGGTTGCCGATCATCAACAAAATGGCGGAGAACATCAACAGCGCCATGACCACGTACTGGTCCTTGTTGAGCAGGGAGTCGTAGAGGAAGGGGCCGATGGTGGGCAGGTTGAGCACGATGGAGGCGATGATGGTGCTCGAGATCAGGTTGGGCAGCGAGAGCCCGGCGATGCTGATGAGGGGGTTGATGGCGTTTCTCACCGCGTGTTTCCACAGCACCACCCGCTCGGCCAGGCCTTTGGAGCGGGCCGTGCGGATGTAGTCTTGGGTCAGTACGTCCAGCATGTTGGCCCGCATCTGCCGCATGATGCTGGCGGTGCCGTCCAGGCCGATCACGATCAGAGGAATCCACAGGTGGGCCAGCATGTCCTTGAACTTTTCCCAGCTCCAAGGGGCGTCGATGTACTGCGGGCTGAAGAGGCCGCCCACGTTGGTCCCTCCGCTGGAGAGCACCGCGTAGATGAGCAGCAAAGCCACCAGGAAGTCCGGGGTAGCCAGCCCGAAGTAGCCGACGAAGTTGGCTACCGTGGCGCCTAGGCCGTGCCGCCTAAGCGCGGTGTAGATACCCAAAGGGATGGCCACCGCCCAGGTCGCCAGGATGGTAAGGAGGGCCAGAAACACCGTCCAGCCCAAGCGCTCCCAAATAAGCCCGGCGACCGGGCGGTTGTTGAGGAAGGAATAGCCGAAGTCACCCTGCGCGAACTTGCCCAGCCAGTTTAGGTACTGAACCCAGGCTGGCTGGTCGAGGCCGTACTGTTTGCGGATGGTCTCGACGGTTTCGCGGGAGACCCTAGGGTCATCCAGCATGTTCTCCAAGAACCCTCCCGGCTGGAGCTGGATCACGCCAAAGATCAACGCCGAGATCAGGAGTAGGGTAGGGATCGCTACCAAAAAGCGCCGGAAAACAAAGCTCCACATAGGAAGTCAGAGAAACTGGAGGCTAACAACCCGTCCTCGCCTTTAGCCTCCAGCGCAGGGCAATTCGCCAGAGCTACTTCTGGTACATGATGGGTACGGGGTTATAGCCGGGGATCACGCCCAGGCTGTAGATGTAGTTGCCGTAGCGGTTTGAGACTGCGCCTACGGCGAACTCCTTGGCGATCATGATGACCATGGCTTCGCGGGCGAAGATGGCCTGCCAGCGGTCGTAGAGGGCTTTGCGCTGGGTAAAGTTGGTGGTGCTGGCGGCTTTCTCCCACAAATCGTAGACCTCTTTCTCCCAGGGTAGGAAGTTGCTGAACTGGGGCTGGCCGCCGGGGGTGATGGGCTGGGTGGATTGATGCCAGTAGTAGAGGTCGCCGCCGGGCTTCCAGATGGGGGTGCGCAACTCGGGGTCGGGCTGGTCGCCAAAACCCAGGAGGATCGCGTCCCAGTCCTTGCCGCGTCCGGTAGAGAGCAAATTGGCCGCGAGGACGCCCTGAAGGTTGGCTTTTACGCCGATCGCCTTGAGGTCGTTTTGGATGATGGTGGCGATGGCCGTGAAGGTCGAGCTATTTGAGCCGTAGGTGAGGGTGAACTCCAGCGGTTTTCCGCTGGGCAAAAGCCGGATGCCGTCCGGCCCTTTCTTCAGGCCCAGCTTGTCGAGGGCGGCGTTAGCGGCGGCCAGGTCGTAGGTGCCGAGGAGTTTGGTGGTGTCGTAGTACCACTCGCTCACCGGCGCCACACCGTTGCCGGGGAGCTCGGCCAAGCCGTTGTACACGTCGTCAATGATGCGCTTGCGGTTGACCGCCGACTGGATGGCCCGACGGAACTCGGTCTTGCGGAAGAGTGCGGCCAGCTCGGGGTTCTTGTCGTCGTAGTTGAAGGCCAGGTGTGGCGGCGAGCCAAAGAGGGCGCGGAACTGCACCACCTTGATGGGAGCCCCCTGCACCTCCCGCTGCTTGAGGCTGGGGAAATCGCTCCCGGTGATGTTGAGCTGCCCGAGGTTGCCAGCCAGGAACTGGGCCACTCGAGCTTGGGAGTCGGGGATGATCAAAAACTCCAGCCGGTCCAGGTAGGGCAAAGGCGTGCCGTCAGCGTCACGTTTCCAGTAGTTGGGGTTCTTGACCAGGGTGACTTTCTGCCCCGGCGTGTAGCTTTGCAGCTTGAAGGGGCCAGTCCCTACCACTTCGTTAGGGTCCACGGTGGTCGGCCAGGCGTTGTTGATATCGCCGGGTTTTTTGCCGCCCTCTTGGCTGAAGGGGAGCAGCTTGTGCTTGGGCATGATCGGCAGGCGCATGTAGTGGATGAAGGCCGGGGCCGGCTTGGGCAGGGTGAAGCGCACCGTGCTCGCGTCTACTTTCTCGATCTTTACGCCGGCGAAGTTTCCGGCATCGCCGCCTTTGGCCTCGGGGTTGGCCACGATCTGGGTGTAGGTGAACACCACGTCATCGGCGGTGAGGTCGCGCCCATCTGACCACTTCACCCCTTTGCGCAGCTTGAAGGTGTAGACCTTGCTCTCGCCGGTGATGGTCCAGGAGGCGGCCAGGGCGGGCTCGATCTGGTAGGTCTTGTAGTTGTATTCGATCAACCCGTCGAACATCTGGTTGGCCAAGGTCTGGATCGCCGAGTCGATGGCCCCGTAGTAGAACATGGTCTGGGGGGCGCTCGCGAGGGCCATGGTCAGGGTGCCCCCCGGCTTGCCGTTCTCGTAGCCCGAGACCACCTTGGGCTGGGCCATGGCCAAGCCCATCGCCATACAACCTAGCAGCCATAAAGCCTTTCGTATCGTCATGGAACTCCTCCTCAGGCGTGCCGCCAAAGCCGATGCAACCCTTCTGGAGGCCTTGGGTGCGGACACGAGCGTTACGCAGACCATTCTAATACCAGTAGCTTACCAAAGAGCAACCCCAATTCCGAGAGCGGGCTGGCCCATTTGCCTTGTCCTTCAAAGGCCCTAGCCCCGCCGCTCGAGCGCGGCCCTGAGGCTCCCTGTTTCGGCAAGGAGGGCTAGGGCTTCCTCGAGCCCTAGCCCCCTCAGCAGCAGCACCGCCAGGCTCACCCGCCCCCCGGCGGCCTCGAGGGCGGCTTCGGCCCGTTCCCGTTCGCTTCCGGTCAGCTCCTGCAGGGTTCTGAGCGCCCGGTTCCACAGCTTTTGGTTGGTGAGCGTGACCTCGACCATGCGGTTGCCGTACACCCGGCCCAGCCGGATCATGGTCAGGGTAGAGAGGAGGTTGAGGGCTGCCTTTTGCGCCGTCCCGGCGGCCATCCGGGTCGAGCCCGCCACCACCTCAGGGCCGGTATCGAGGAAGATGGGGTGTTGGGCCTCCTGCAGCAGCGGGGTGTCGGGGTTGTTGGCGATACCGATGGTGAGGACCCCCCGGGCGCGGGCCTCTCGGAGCGCCGCCACCGTGTAGGGGGTGCGGCCGCTGGCGGCTACCCCCACCAGCACATCCTCCTGGGTGAGCCGCGAAGCTGCTTCCCGCCCCGCCGCCTCGTCGTCTTCGGCCCCTTCTACCGGATGCAGCAGGGCCTCCGGCCCTCCGGCCAGCAGGTAGACCAAGCGTTCTTGGGGCCAGCCGTAGGTGGGGGGAAGTTCGGCCCCATCCTGCACCGCCAGCCGCCCGCTGGTCCCGGCCCCGGCGTAGGCCAGGCGCCCGCCCTGGCGTAGCCGGGTGGCTGCGGCCAAGGCGGCGGCTTCAAGGGAGGCGCGCGCAGCCCTTACCGCGGCGATGGCGGCGAACTGGCGCTCGAGCAGGGCCTCGAGGATCTCCCCCGGCTGCCAGGTATCGAGGTCTTTGTAGCGTGGGCTAGAAACTTCGGTGTTCATAGGTGGCTTCTCCTATAGCTTGCGGCGATGGCGTTGCCGACGGTGCGGCGAAGTTCAATGATGCCGCTCTCCCGGTGG of Meiothermus sp. Pnk-1 contains these proteins:
- a CDS encoding ABC transporter permease; translation: MSSRLDPGSPLYLAWRRFLKNKPGVVSAAVLAILYLFALFAGFLAPYNLTTQHPDAVYQPPQRVHIFHEGRLVRPFVYQLEKKRDPVTFIASYQEDKSRPTPIRFFIRQGEPYSFLGFKTNLHLFGVPLSEGYFFPLGTDQFGRDLLSRILVGSQVSLTVGVIGVLISFAIGILMGGVSGYFGGWIDSVIQRTTEVLLSIPRLPILMALSTVIPASWPSTYVYLGIIAVLSFIGWAGLARVVRGQVLAVREMDYVTAARAIGAPDLRIILRHITPNLTSYLIVTATLALPGYIIGESALSFLGLGIKEPMASWGLLLKDAQNFQALSLYPWLLTPGILIFVAVLAYNFFGDALRDAADVRSID
- a CDS encoding ABC transporter permease encodes the protein MWSFVFRRFLVAIPTLLLISALIFGVIQLQPGGFLENMLDDPRVSRETVETIRKQYGLDQPAWVQYLNWLGKFAQGDFGYSFLNNRPVAGLIWERLGWTVFLALLTILATWAVAIPLGIYTALRRHGLGATVANFVGYFGLATPDFLVALLLIYAVLSSGGTNVGGLFSPQYIDAPWSWEKFKDMLAHLWIPLIVIGLDGTASIMRQMRANMLDVLTQDYIRTARSKGLAERVVLWKHAVRNAINPLISIAGLSLPNLISSTIIASIVLNLPTIGPFLYDSLLNKDQYVVMALLMFSAILLMIGNLLADLALAWADPRIRYE
- a CDS encoding ABC transporter substrate-binding protein; this translates as MTIRKALWLLGCMAMGLAMAQPKVVSGYENGKPGGTLTMALASAPQTMFYYGAIDSAIQTLANQMFDGLIEYNYKTYQIEPALAASWTITGESKVYTFKLRKGVKWSDGRDLTADDVVFTYTQIVANPEAKGGDAGNFAGVKIEKVDASTVRFTLPKPAPAFIHYMRLPIMPKHKLLPFSQEGGKKPGDINNAWPTTVDPNEVVGTGPFKLQSYTPGQKVTLVKNPNYWKRDADGTPLPYLDRLEFLIIPDSQARVAQFLAGNLGQLNITGSDFPSLKQREVQGAPIKVVQFRALFGSPPHLAFNYDDKNPELAALFRKTEFRRAIQSAVNRKRIIDDVYNGLAELPGNGVAPVSEWYYDTTKLLGTYDLAAANAALDKLGLKKGPDGIRLLPSGKPLEFTLTYGSNSSTFTAIATIIQNDLKAIGVKANLQGVLAANLLSTGRGKDWDAILLGFGDQPDPELRTPIWKPGGDLYYWHQSTQPITPGGQPQFSNFLPWEKEVYDLWEKAASTTNFTQRKALYDRWQAIFAREAMVIMIAKEFAVGAVSNRYGNYIYSLGVIPGYNPVPIMYQK
- a CDS encoding N-acetylmuramic acid 6-phosphate etherase, with amino-acid sequence MNTEVSSPRYKDLDTWQPGEILEALLERQFAAIAAVRAARASLEAAALAAATRLRQGGRLAYAGAGTSGRLAVQDGAELPPTYGWPQERLVYLLAGGPEALLHPVEGAEDDEAAGREAASRLTQEDVLVGVAASGRTPYTVAALREARARGVLTIGIANNPDTPLLQEAQHPIFLDTGPEVVAGSTRMAAGTAQKAALNLLSTLTMIRLGRVYGNRMVEVTLTNQKLWNRALRTLQELTGSERERAEAALEAAGGRVSLAVLLLRGLGLEEALALLAETGSLRAALERRG